Within Thermus sp. CCB_US3_UF1, the genomic segment AGGGGGCCATGCTCACCCACCGCAACCTCTCCACCAACGCCCTGCAGGTGCGGGCCTGGATCCCCGATTTCCGCGAGGGGGAAGAGGTGGTCCTGGGGGCCATTCCCTTCTTCCACGTCTACGGCATGACCGTAGCCATGAACCTGGCCCTGCTGGGAGCGGCCAAGCTGGTCCTCTTGCCCCGGCCGGAGATCAAGCCCATCGTGGAGGCCATTGAAAAGCACGGGGTCACCCTCTTCCCTGGGGTGCCCACCCTCTACGTAGCCTTCAACAACTTCCCCGGGATTGAGGGGAGGAGCCTGAAGAGCATCCGCGCCTGCATCTCGGGCTCAGCCCCCTTGCCCCTCGAGGTGGCGGAGCGCTTTGAGAAGCTGACCGGGGCCAAGCTGGTGGAAGGCTACGGCCTCACCGAGGCCAGCCCCGTCACCCATTGCAACCCCCTCTACGGCCCCCGCAAGCTGGGAAGCGTGGGCCTTCCCTTCCCCGGGGTGGAGGCCAAGGTGGTGGACGAGGAGGGCAAGGAACTCCCCCCAGGCGAGGTGGGCGAACTCATCCTCAAAGGCCCCAACGTCATGAAAGGCTACTGGAACCGCCCAGAAGAGTCCCAAAAAACCCTCAAAGATGGCTGGCTCTTCACCGGCGACCTCGCCAAAATGGACCCCGATGGCTACTTCTACATCGTAGACCGCAAAAAAGACATGATCATCGCCGGCGGCTACAACATCTACCCCCGTGAAGTAGAAGAAGTCCTCTACCAGCACCCAGCCGTCCAAGAAGCCGCCGTCGTCGGCGTCCCAGACCCCTACCGCGGCGAAACCGTGGCCGCCTTCATCGTCCTCAAAGACGAGTACAAAGGCAAAGTCTCCGAAAAAGACATCGAAACCTTCTGCCGCCAAAACCTCGCCGCCTACAAGGTCCCCCGCATCCTCCAGTTCCGCGACACCCTACCCAAGTCCAGCGTGGGGAAGATCCTGAAGCGGGAGCTAGCCAAGGAGGTGCCCCGCCGGGCCTGAGCCGGCCTTGGACCCCACCCCCAGGGGCCCTCCACCCCGGGGGCCGCTTTACATTTCCTTGCTCAAGTTATATGCTTAAGGCAAAGGGGGTGAAGGTATGAGCGCCACTGGCCTGGAGGTGTTTGACACCACCTTACACAAAACGCATGCCTGGCTGAAGGCCATCATGGAGGCCTTGGGCCTCGAGGACCGGCACCGGGCCTACATGGCCCTGCGGGCGGTGCTCCATGCCCTGCGGGACCGCCTGCCCGTGGAAGAGGTGGCCCAGCTGGGGGCCGAGCTGCCCATGCTGGTCCGGGGGCTTTACTACGAGGGCTGGGACCCCACGGGCAAACCCCTGAAGGAACGCCACAAGGAGGAGTTTCTGGCCCACGTGGCCCGGGAGCTCCGGACCCCTTCCGGCCCAGCCCTGGACCCAGAGGCCGCGGCCCGGGCCGTGTTCCAGGTCCTGGCGCAAAAGGTAAGCGAGGGAGAGATCCGGGACGTGCAAAACCTTTTGCCCAAGGAGCTGCGCGAGCTCTGGCCCCGTTAGTCCAGCACGAAGCGGTCCTCGGTTTCGTGCAGGCGCACCCGGTGGACGATGCGCTGGTCCTGGCCCCCCTCTCCGGTCATGGCCACCACGGTCACGTAGGGCCGCAAGGGGCTTCTTAGCACCTTCTTGGTGAGGGTTTCCTCCACCTGGAAGATGCCGGCGGAGTTGTTCATGGTCACCTGGATCTCCACCGGCACCTTTTCCCCCTTGAGGATGCGCACCTCGTCCACCGCCAAGGCGCTGATGGAGTGGATGTCTATGCTCCCCAGGGCAAAGGCCTTGCGGCCCCGGCCCTTGGTGATATCGGTGCCGTCGGCCACGGCGGTCACCCCCGCCTCCACCGTGAGGGGTTCGGGGTTCAGGTCGTGGCTGTGGATGCCGTGGAGGATGAGGGCGCGAAGGGCCGTCCTTTGCTCGGGGTCCGGGTAGATCTTCTCCAGAATGCGGTTGAGGATGGGAAGGGCCAGGGTAACGCCGAAGGCCTCGTGGTGTTCCCGGTGCACCTGGTTGCCCAGGTCGTGGAGCATGGTGGAGAGGAGGACCACCACGTAGGCATCCTCCAGCTCCCCCGCCCCAGACTCCAGGGTGTCCAGCCGTACCCCCGCCTCGGCCAGAAGGCCGAGGATGGCCACGCTGGCCGCCCCGGTGAGGAGGGCGTGGACCCGGCCATGGTCGTTGTAGCCCAGCTTGCGCATGGTGAGGTAGTTGGCCATGTTCCAGCCTGCCCGGGCCTCCGGGTCCTGGATGAGAAGCTCATAGGCCCTTAGAGCCTTGGGAAAGGCCCTAAGGCGCTCGCGGATGGCCTGGTCCGCCTCCGCGTAGAGTTTGGCCTTGGGGCTGGCAACGTGGACCACGCGTTCTCCCGTCATGGGCAACCTTTACTTTACACAAAAAGAAAGGGGCCTTAGGGGGCTAGGCCCCCCTATTCCAAGCCCTTTTACTCGCCCTTGAAGTTAGGGGGGCGTTTTTCCAAAAAGGCCCGCACCCCCTCCTTCATGTCCTCCGTGGCTGAGGCGTAACCGAAGAGGTCGGCCTCGATCTCCAAGGCCTCGGCCAGGTCCAGGCCTTCGCCCCGCACCACGCTCTCCTTGGCCAAGGCCAGGGCGATGGGGGCGTTCTTGAGGATCTTCTGGGCCAGCTTTTTGGCCTCCTCCAGGGCGTCCTCCCCTACCTGGTTCACCAGGCCCAGGGCCAAGGCCTCCTCCGCGGGCACGTGCCGCCCGGTGAAGATGAGGTCCAAGGCCCGGCCCCGCCCGATGAGGCGGGGCAGGCGCTGGGTGCCCCCAAAGCCGGGGATGAGGCCCAGGCCCACCTCGGGCAGGCCCAGCTTGGCCTCCTTGGAGGCCACCCGCAGGTCACAGGCCAGGGCCAGTTCCAGCCCCCCGCCCAGGGCGTACCCGTGGATGGCGGCGATGGTGGGCACCGGCAGGGCGGCGATCTCGGCAAAGACCTGCTGGCCCAAGAGGGCGTACTCCCGGGCCATGAAGGGGTCCTTGAGGGCGGCGATCTCCTTAAGGTCCGCCCCGGCGGCAAAGGCCTTGCCCTCCCCGGTGAAGATGACCACCCGGGCCTCGGGGTCTTGGTGGATCACCTCGGTCACCTCGGCCAGCTCCTGGAGCAGGTCCTGGGAGAGGGCGTTGAGGGCCTCGGGGCGCTTCAGCGTGACCAAGGCGATGCCGCCTTCCACCTCGTAGGCCAGGTGCTCAAACTCGGGTATCTCCAGGATGAACTCGTGCTCGTGCTCGTGGGCCATGGCTTACACCTCCAAGAGGGCCTCGAGGGCCACCTCCACCATACGCCTCACCCCCTCGGCCAGCACCTCTGGGGGGGCCAGCTCCGGGTCGCCGATGCGGTTGGAAACCGTCAGGAGGGCCCCGGCCTTCACCCCCCGGAGCTTGCCGATGAGGAAGAGGGCGCTGGCTTCCATCTCAAAGGCCAACACCCCGTAGCGGGCCCAGGCCTTGGCCCCTTCCGGGGTGGTGGCGTAAAAGGCGTCCTCCGTGGCCACCAGGCCCACGTGGTGGGGGTACCCCTTCTTGCGGGCTTGGTCCCAGAGGGCGCGAAAGAGCTCGGGATCGGGCAGGGGCGCGTAGGGACGGCCCTCCAGGTACTGCCGGGTAGCCCCGTCCAGGGGCACCGCCCCTTGGGCCACCACCAGGTCCCCAGGGGCCAAGGCCCCGTCCACCGCCCCACAGGTGCCCACCCGAAGGAGCACCCGGGCCCCCAGGCTCACCAGCTCCTCGGCCACGATGCTGGCCGAGGGTGCCCCCATGCCCGTGGTCTGCACGGAAACCCGTACCCCTCGGTAGCGGCCCGTATACCCCAGAAGGCCCCGGTAGGAGGTGTACTGGACGGGATCCTCCAGGAAGGTTTTGGCGATCCACTCCGCCCGCCCAGGGTCCCCGGGCAGGAGGACCCGCTCCGCCACCTCCCCCGGCTGGCCCCGCACGTGGATGGGACTCATACCGCCCCATCTTACCCCATACCCCCTAAAGCTTCAGGGCGGGGAACCCCTCCACCAGGGCCTCGTCGTGGGTGGCCAGGACCAAGGCCGCCCCCACCTCCTGGGCCAGCTCCTGGAGGAGGCGGAGCACCTCTCGGGCCTGGCGGCGGTCCAGGCTGGCCGTGGGCTCGTCCGCCAGGAGGAGGCGGGGCCTGAGGTAAAGGGCCCGGGCCACCGCTACCCGCTGGCGCTCCCCTCCGGAAAGCCTCTGGGGCAGGAAATGGGCCCGCCCCCCTAGGCCTAGCCGCCCCAAGAGGGCCAGGGCCCATCCCCGGTCCACCCGTCCTGCCAGGTAGCCGGGGGCGAGAACGTTCTCCAGGGCCGTGAGCTCGGGAAAGAGGAAGTGGTGCTGGAAGACCAGGCCCAAAAAGCTCAGGCGCCGCCGGGCCAAGGCCCCTTGGGATAAGCCCCGGAGGGGCTCGCCTTCCCAGTACACCTCCCCCTCCTGCAGGGGCAAAAGCCCGGCCAGGAGATGGAGCAAGGTGGTCTTGCCGCTTCCCGAAGGGCCCAGCACCGCCAAGGCCTCCCCCGGGGCAAGGCGGAAGGAAAGGTGGCGGAAGAGGAAACCATTCCCGTAGGCGAAGCCCAGGTCCTCCACCTGCAACACCGGCCGCACCCCCCCATCCTCTAGGCAAAGGATGAAGGTTCGGTTAGAGTAGGGCCGATGCCCGGCAACCCCCTGTTCCAGGACCTAACCCCGGAGGAGGAGGCCTTGGCCCGCACCTACTTCCAATCCCTGGCCTACCCCAAGGGGAAGCACGTCTTTCGGCAGGGGGACCTGGGGCAGAGCCTGTACCTGGTGGCGGAGGGACGGGTGCGCCTTTACCGCACCCACCTGGGGGGACAGGAGAAGACCCTGGGCCTCGTGGGGAAGGGAGGGGTCTTCGGGGAGATGAGCCTCCTGGACGGGGGGGAGCGGAGCGCCAGCGCCGTGGCCGAGGAGGACACCCTCCTCCTGGCCCTGCACCGCGAGGCCTACCTGGCCCTGATCCGCCGGGTTCCCCTTCTGGCCCACAACCTGGCCCGCATCCTGGCCCACCGGCTGCGGGAGCTCAACGTGGAGCTGGACCTTCTGGCCTTTGAGGAGGCGGAAAGCCGGGTGGCCTACGCCCTCCTCAAGCTCCTGCGGCTAGGTCACGGACCCCGGCTTCGCCTGCGCCACCAGGACCTGGCCGCCCTGGCCGGGGCCAGCCGGGAAACGGTCACCCGGGTGCTCCACGGGTTCAAACAGCGGGGCCTCCTCCGCCTCGCCCCGGGGGAGGTGGAGGTGCTGGACCCGGGACTCCTGGAGGAGGTGGCCTTCGGTCTGGCCTAAGCCCCCAAGGAGGTCGTGCGCGTGCGCCTGAAGGTGGATGTCCTGCCCACAGAGGAGCTGGTCTACCCGGATGTGGTCCTGGTGGTGGACGTGATCCGCGCCACCACCACCGCCGCTTGCCTCTTGGAGGCGGGGGCGGAGGCCCTGTACCTGGTAGCGGGCCTGGAGGCCGCCCGGGCCTTCAAGGACGAGGACGTGGTCCTGGCGGGGGAGGTGGGGGGGCTGAGGCCCCCGGGGTTTGACCTGGGCAACTCCCCCCGGGAGGCCCTCGAGGCCCCCGTGGGGGGCAAGGTGGTGGTCATGAGCACCACCAACGGCACCAAGGCCGCCCACGCCGCCGCCAGGACCGCCAAGCACGTCCTCCTGGCCTCCCTCTACAACGCCCACGCCGCCGCCAGGCTGGCCCGGGAGCTGGCCACGGAGGAGGTAGCCATCCTCTGCGCCGGCAAGGAGGGACGGGTGGGGCTGGACGACCTCTACACCGCCGGGGTGCTGGCGGAGTACCTGGGCCTGCTGGGGGAGGTGGAGCCCGAGGACGGGGCCCGCATCGCCCTGGCCGTCAAGCGGGCCTACCAGGACCCCCTGGAGGCCCTTTCCCTTTCCGCCGCCGCCCTGGCCCTGAAGGGGGTGGGCCTCGAGGGGGACGTGCCCTTCTGCGCCCAGGTGGCCAGGAGCGCCGCCGTCCCCCTGCTTACGGGCCGGGTGGGGGAGGCCCTTATCTTCAAGCGGGCCCTTCCCGGGCAAGGGATCTAACCCGACTCCGCCAATAGCCCATGGAAGCGGCGGATGGCAAGGATCCCCTTCTCCAGGTTCACCAGGTCAAACTTCTCGTTGGGGGCGTGGAGGTTGTCGTCGTTGAGGCCCAGGCCGAGGAGGACCACCGGCGCCCCCAAGGCCTCCTGGAGTTCCGCCACCACGGGGATGGTCCCTCCCTCCCGGGCGTAGACGGGAGGCCGCCCCCAGACCTCCTCCAGGGCCCGGGCCATGAGGCGCATGGGGGGGCTTTGGGGGTCGGTGAGGACGGGCTTACCCCCGTGGAGCCGCCGGACCTCCATCCGGTACCCCGGAGGGCAGAGGGCCTTCAGGTAGGCCTCGGCCAGGTCCGCCACCTCCTCGGGGTCCTGGTCCGGCACCAGGCGCATGGAGAGCTTCAGTCCGGCCTCGGCGGGGATCACCGTCTTGGAACCCTCCCCCTGGTAGCCGCCGAAGATGCCGTTGGGGTCCAGGGTGGGCCGGGCCCAAAGCCGCTCCAAGGGGGAGTACCCCTCCTCCCCGGGCAGGACCTCCACCCCCAGCTCCCCCTTTAGGGCCTCCTCGTCCAAGGGGGGCCAGAGGCGCTTCTCCTCCTCGGAAACGGGACGCACCCGGTCGTAGAAGCCGGGGATCAGGACCCTCCCCGTGGTCCCGTCCTTGAGGCGGGCCAGGATCCAGCCCAGGGCCTGGATGGGGTTAGGGGCCACCCCGCCGAAGGCCCCGGAGTGAAGGTCCCGCCGGGCCCCCTGGAGGCGCACCTCCAGGTAGCAAAGCCCCCGCAGGCCGTAGGTCAGGGTGGGGGTGTGGGGGGCGAACATGGCCCCGTCCGAAACCAGGACCACATCGGCCCGAAGCTTCTCCCGGTGGGCCCGCACGAAGGGAAGGAGGTGGGGGCTGCCGATCTCCTCCTCCCCTTCCACCAAAAACTTCAGGTTCACCCGGGCCTCCAGCCCCTCCAGGGCCGCCACGTGGGCCCAGAGCTGCCCCTTGTCGTCCGAGGCCCCTCGGGCGTAGACCCTACCCTCCCGCACCGTGGGGGAGAAGGGGGGGCTTTCCCAAAGCTCCAGGGGGTCGGGGGGCTGGACGTCGTAATGGCCGTAGACCAGGACCGTGGGGGCCTCGGGGTCCAGGAGGCGCTCGGCGTAGAGGATGGGGTGGAGGGGGGTTTCGTGGAGCTCGGACCGAAAGCCCAGGACCTCCAGCCGTTCCTTAAGCCAAAGGGCCGCCCGGCGGACGTCCTTCTGGTGGCGGGGGTCGGTGGATACCGAGGGGATGGAGAGGAACTCCAGCAGGGGCTCTAGCGCGCTCACGCCCCCATGCTACCCTCTTCGGCCAGGGTGCCCCCCTCCAGGAGGAGGAGCCTAAGCCGGGCCACCTCCCGCTCAAAGCGGGCCTGGAGGGCCTCGAGCTCGGAACGCAGCCGCATGATCTCCTCCACCCCCGCCAGGTTCACCCCAAGCTCCTGCGTCAGGCGCCGGATCTCCCTCAGCCGCTCAATGTCCCGCTCCGAGTAAAGCCGCGTCTTCCCCCCAGACCGCTTCGGCTTAATAAGCCCCTTCCGCTCGTAAAGCCGCAGGGTCTGCGGGTGCATCTCCACCAGCTCCGCCGCCACCGAGATCACGTACACCGGACGGTCCTTGTCCATGGTCTTTAGCCCCTCCCGCTAAAGCCTCCTAACCCTTCTCATTATAGAGTAGGGGTGAAGCCCAAGCGCAAGGAAGCTCTCCGGGCGGCCTCGAGGACCCTGGGGGCCAGGGCATGGGCCGCCTGGGGGGAAAGGCGGCTGGCCGGGGCGGAGAGGGAAAGGGCCGCCACCACCTCCCCCCCGGGGCCGAAGACGGGGGCGGCCACGCACCGCACCCCCAGCTCCTTTTCCTCGTTGTCCAGGGCGTAGCCCTGGCGCCGAACCCTCTCCAACTCCCTTAGAAGGTCCTCCCGGCGGGTCAGGGTGAAGGGGGTATAGGGGGTGAGGGGAAGCCCCTCGGGCACCCCGCGGTAGGCCAGGAGGACCTTGCCTACCCCCGTGGCGTGCAGGGGGGCACGGGAGCCGGGGGCGGTGAAGAGGCGGACCAGCTTGGTTCCCTCCGCCTGGTCCAGGTACAGGGCCTCCATCCCCGCCGGCACCGCCAGGTTCACGCTCTCCCCGGTTTCCGCTGCCAGGGCCTCCATCTCGGGCCGAACCGCCTGCAGCAGGCTCTTCCTGAGATAGGCTTGGCCCACGGCGAAGGCCCGGGGGCCTACCCGGTACACCCCCTCTACCTCCTCCACGAAGCCCAGGCGGACCAGGGCCTGGAGGAGGCGGTACAGGGTGCTCTTGGAAAGCCCCGTCCTCCTGGCCAGGGGGGAAAGCCCCCCCTCCCCCAGTTCCGCCAGGGCCTCCAGCACCTTTAGGCCCCGCTCCAGGGTTTTCACCTCCCCAGCTCCCCGTTCCCTGGGCCTCGGCATGAATCCCAAGCTAGCATCTCCCAAGGTGTTTTTCAACAGACGAAAAACCATTTCGTCCCTTGACAAATCCCGCCGGCCTCCCGTAGGCTCAGGCCACCATGAAAGGCGTGGAGATCACCAAGGACCATCCCCTCCTCCAGGAGGTGCTCACCGAGGAGGCCCTGGGCTTCGTGGTGGCCTTGCAGCGGGAGTTCAACCCCGTGCGCAAGGCGCTTTTAGAGCGGCGCCAGGCCCTTTGGGAAAGGTATAGGGCCGGGGAGAAGCCCGACTTCCTCCCGGAGACGGCCTTCGTGCGGGGAGGAAGCTGGCAGGTGGCCGAGGCCCCAAAGGACCTCAATGACCGCCGGGTGGAGATCACCGGCCCCGTGGACCGGAAGATGATCGTGAACGCCCTGAACTCGGGGGCCAAGGTCTTCATGGCCGACTTTGAGGACGCCCTCTCCCCCACCTGGGACAACGTCATCCAGGGGCAGAAGAACCTGATGGACGCCGTCCGCCGCCAGATTGATTTCGTCTCCCCCGAGGGGAAGGCCTACCGCCTCAAGGAGGAGGTAGCCACCCTGGTGGTTCGCCCCCGGGGGTGGCACCTGGTGGAAAAGCATGTCCGGGTAGACGGGGAGCCCATCTCCGCCAGCCTCTTTGACTTCGGCCTTTACTTCTTCCACAACGCCCACGAGCTGGTCCGAAGGGGCAGCGGGCCCTACTTCTACCTGCCCAAAATGGAAAGCCACCTCGAGGCCCGCCTCTGGAACCAGGTCTTCAACTTCGCCCAGGACTACGTGGGCCTCCCCCGGGGGACCATCCGGGCCACCGTCCTCATTGAGACCATCCTGGCGGCCTTTGAGATGGAGGAGATCCTCTACGAGCTCAAGGAACACGCCGCCGGGCTCAACGCGGGCCGCTGGGACTACATCTTCAGCTGCATCAAGAAGTTCGCCACCACCGCCCCCATCTTCCCCGACCGGGCCCAGGTGACCATGACCGTGCCCTTCATGAAGGCCTACACCGAGCTCCTGGTCAAGTCCTGCCACATCCACGGGGCCCACGCCATCGGGGGGATGGCGGCCTTTATCCCCTCCCGCAAGGACCCCGAGGTGAACGAGCGGGCCTTCCAGCAGGTGCGGGCCGACAAGGAGCGGGAAGCGGGCCAGGGGTTTGACGGCACCTGGGTGGCCCACCCCGACCTGGTGCCCGTGGCCATGGAGGTCTTTGACCGCCACCTGGGGGATAGGCCCCACCAGAAGCACGTGAAGCGGGAGGAGGTGCAAGTGACGGCCCAGGACCTCCTGGACTTCCACGTGCCCGGGGGCAAGGTGACGGAGGCCGGCCTTAGGAACAACATCTCCGTGGCCCTGCAGTACCTCAACCAGTGGCTTTTGGGCAACGGGGCCGCCGCCATCTTCAACCTCATGGAGGACGCGGCCACCGCCGAGATCTCCCGGGCCCAGCTCTGGCAGTGGGTCCACCGGGGGGCCACCCTGGAGGATGGCCGCACGGTCACCCCCGAGCTTTACCAGAAGGTCAAGGAGGAGGAGCTGGAGAAGCTGGGGGGAAGGGAGGTGGGCCGCTACAAGGAGGCGGAGGAGATCCTGGACAGGCTGGTCCTCTCGGAGACCTTCGTGGAGTTCCTCACCCTGGTGGCCTACGAGTACATTGACTAGAACCCCAAGGGAATAGCCCCCTTGCCGTAGAGTAGAACCATGGGATTTCTGGAGGAGCTAAGGGCCCTTTTCCCCCCGGGCAGGGTTCTCACCCAGGGGGCGGCCCTGGCCCCCTATGAGTCCGACGCCCTCACCGCCTACCGCCAGCGCCCCCTGGCGGTGGTCCTCCCCGAAAGGAAGGAGGAGGTGGTCCAGACCGTGCGGCTTTGCCACCGCTACGGGGTCCCCTTCGTGGCCCGGGGAAGCGGCACCAGCCTTTCGGGGGGGTCCCTGCCCGTGGAGGGGGGGATCGTCCTGGCCCTCAACCGCATGAACCGCATCCTGCGCCTGGACCCCCAGGCCATGGTGGCCGTGGTGGAACCCGGGGTGGTGAACCTGGAGGTCTCCCGCCAGGCCGCCCCCTTCGGCCTCTACTACGCCCCCGACCCTTCCAGCCAGCCCGTCTCCACCCTAGGGGGGAACGTGGCCTTCAACTCCGGGGGGGCCCACTGCCTGAAGTACGGCATGACCGCCAACCACGTGTTGGGCCTCGAGGTGGTCACCCCCGAAGGGGAGGTGGTGCGGCTGGGCGGGGAAGGCCTGGAGGGGGTGGGGCCCGACCTCCACGGCTTCTTTGTGGGCACGGAGGGGCTTTTGGGGGTGGCGGTGGAGATCACCTTAAGGCTCCTCCCCAAGCCCGAGGCCTACCACACCCTTCTCGCCGCCTACGGGAGCCTGGAAGGGGCCGGGGAGGCGGTGAGCCTGGTCATCCGGCGGGGCCTCCTCCCGGGGGCCATGGAGATCATGGACCGCCTAGCCATTGAGGCGGCGGAGGCCGCGGTCCAGGCCGGCTACCCCAAGGCGGAAGCCCTCCTCATCGTGGAACTGGAAGGCCCTAAGGAGGAGGTGGCCGAGGAGGCCCTGGTCCTGGAGGAGGTGATCCGGGAAAGCGGGGCCCTGGAGGTGCGGGTGGCCGGAAGCGAGGCCGAGCGCCAAGCCATCTGGAAGGGCAGGAAGGCAGCCTTCAGCGCCGTGGGCCGCCTCTCCCCCGACTACCTGGTCCAGGACGGGGTGGTGCCCCGAAGCCGCCTGGCGGAGGCCTTGAGGGAGATCGGCCGGCTCTCCCAGGCCTACGGCCTGCGGGTGGCCAACGTCTTCCACGCCGGGGATGGCAACCTCCACCCCCTGGTCCTCTACGACGGCAAGAAACCCGGGGAGCTGGAAAGGGCCGAGGCCCTGGCCGGGGAGATCCTGCGGCTTTGCGTGCGGCTTGGGGGCTCCCTTACCGGGGAGCACGGCATCGGGGTGGAGAAGAAGGGGTACATGCCCGAGATGTTCGCTCCGGAGGACCTCCTGGCCATGGAAGGGGTCAAGAAGGCCCTGGACCCCAAGGGCCTGGCCAACCGGGGCAAGGTCTTGCCGGAGGTGGCCCGTGCCGGAGGTTAGGGCGACCAGCGTGGCCGAGGTCCAGGAGGCCGTGCGCCTCTACCCGCGCCTGAGGCCCAGAGGCGGGGGGAGCAAGCCCGCCCTCTCCACCCCCCGGGAGGGGGAGGTGGGGCTGGACCTCTCGGGGCTAAGGGGCCTCCTGGAGTACACCCCAGAGGAGTTCGTCTTCACCGCCTACGCGGGCACACCCCTTTCCGAGGTGGAGGAGGCCCTGAAGGCCCACGGCCAGTACCTCCCCTTCCACCCGCCCCTGAAGGGCAGGGGGGCCACCCTAGGGGGCACGGTGGCCAGCGGGCTTTCCGGCCCCATGCGCTACCGCTTCGGCGGGCTG encodes:
- a CDS encoding FAD-linked oxidase C-terminal domain-containing protein, with the translated sequence MGFLEELRALFPPGRVLTQGAALAPYESDALTAYRQRPLAVVLPERKEEVVQTVRLCHRYGVPFVARGSGTSLSGGSLPVEGGIVLALNRMNRILRLDPQAMVAVVEPGVVNLEVSRQAAPFGLYYAPDPSSQPVSTLGGNVAFNSGGAHCLKYGMTANHVLGLEVVTPEGEVVRLGGEGLEGVGPDLHGFFVGTEGLLGVAVEITLRLLPKPEAYHTLLAAYGSLEGAGEAVSLVIRRGLLPGAMEIMDRLAIEAAEAAVQAGYPKAEALLIVELEGPKEEVAEEALVLEEVIRESGALEVRVAGSEAERQAIWKGRKAAFSAVGRLSPDYLVQDGVVPRSRLAEALREIGRLSQAYGLRVANVFHAGDGNLHPLVLYDGKKPGELERAEALAGEILRLCVRLGGSLTGEHGIGVEKKGYMPEMFAPEDLLAMEGVKKALDPKGLANRGKVLPEVARAGG